Proteins from a genomic interval of Flavobacteriales bacterium:
- a CDS encoding tetratricopeptide repeat protein: MTWPKMWKKYCFFVSFGLSILFLGIEGSMAQRVSVDVDPIREYSVGIELFQKRKYAAAQERFSRALQHTKALPSIQQENAIYYQASCALELFNADGESLMQTFIEFHPEHPMVNMANFQLGTYYFTKKQYRSVLDQFDLVDELKLDQQYLEEYYFKKGYAHFQQEEYDKAKEALSHVLNGGKKYRSPALYYSSYILYREGKNEVALTGFKELESDKLFGNVVPFYILQIYYRQGKDQEVIDYGKQLLEKDFAKSKSGEIHRMLGEAYYNLGQYKEAVPEMEIAISELGGNRDDRYKLAYAAYRGADYEKALLYYKQVTDEEDELTQLAYYHMGDCYLKTDQKMEARSAFRSASKYAFDKQIQEDALFNFAKAAYELSYDPYNEAVQAFEEYIDKNPNSERVDEAYNFLLKVYLTTHNYESALKSIDKMKVVNDGLKETYQRIAYLRGTELFNDLIFKTAVNFFQRSDKYPVNPKITAQAIFWQAETYSRMQRWNAAESHYKLFMEAPSAINLSEFGLAHYGLAYVYFENQRFDDAISWFRRFVDYEKVDSLRVNDGLLRIADAYYLQKNNKRAIEFYDRAIKFDKFDTDYAIFQIAVCYGLDGQNASKVETLKAMLENYPETDFAADAKYEIAETFFFTDNSSEAIRYFDKVISEHPNSSYVPKAKLNKGLLFYNQSLDAQALPLFEDVAENYPATEEAKEALMKIQKIYVERGDVPGFEKYVAANNFPDITTGALDTSYYESAELMYLRGNLAGAMTEFKSYLDKFPNGYFKLNANFYRAEAAVQLKDYDQALVGFDHVLEFKKNGFTERSLMSASEIYFFQKKYNDALLRFTMLEEVAENAENLMEARVGLMRCNYLLNNFEQAHEYALKLQRSDKVPEEILAEASLTSAKCALAENNLRMAQERFKQTLLESNSEIGAEALYNLAYIHYLEQEYDQSEKLVFEMVNIFPSYGEWISRSFLLLADDYIARNDLFQAKLTLQNLIDNYDGELKKEAQLKLERVNDMQPKLEERKDGAGWDIEFEQEGKVRDDIFEVDEDEEYQLEMEVE, translated from the coding sequence ATGACCTGGCCGAAAATGTGGAAGAAATATTGCTTTTTTGTGAGTTTTGGCTTATCAATTCTGTTTCTGGGAATTGAAGGTTCAATGGCTCAGCGTGTTTCGGTGGATGTGGACCCGATCCGTGAGTATTCCGTAGGCATAGAGCTTTTTCAAAAGCGGAAGTACGCGGCAGCGCAAGAACGGTTTTCGCGAGCACTCCAGCACACCAAAGCGCTTCCAAGCATTCAACAGGAAAATGCGATTTACTATCAGGCTTCGTGTGCATTGGAGCTTTTCAATGCGGATGGAGAATCGTTGATGCAAACTTTCATTGAGTTTCATCCCGAACATCCAATGGTCAACATGGCCAATTTTCAATTGGGCACTTATTATTTCACCAAGAAGCAGTACAGATCCGTTCTCGACCAATTTGATCTGGTCGATGAATTGAAGCTTGATCAGCAATATCTCGAAGAGTATTATTTCAAAAAAGGCTACGCGCATTTTCAACAAGAAGAGTACGATAAGGCCAAGGAGGCGCTTTCGCATGTGCTGAATGGAGGAAAGAAATACCGATCTCCGGCACTCTACTACAGTTCTTACATATTATATAGGGAAGGAAAGAACGAAGTTGCCCTGACGGGATTCAAGGAGCTGGAATCGGATAAGCTGTTCGGTAATGTGGTGCCATTTTATATCCTACAGATCTATTACCGGCAAGGCAAGGACCAAGAGGTGATAGATTACGGAAAGCAGCTGCTGGAAAAGGATTTTGCAAAGTCAAAAAGTGGTGAAATACATCGCATGCTTGGCGAAGCTTATTACAATTTGGGCCAGTATAAGGAAGCTGTTCCAGAGATGGAAATTGCCATTTCTGAATTGGGTGGAAATCGCGATGACCGATACAAATTGGCTTATGCAGCCTATCGCGGAGCAGATTATGAAAAGGCATTACTGTACTATAAACAAGTAACAGACGAAGAAGACGAGCTTACGCAATTGGCCTATTATCATATGGGCGATTGTTACTTGAAGACCGATCAGAAAATGGAAGCCAGAAGTGCTTTCCGTTCTGCATCCAAATACGCCTTCGATAAGCAGATTCAAGAAGACGCGCTGTTCAATTTTGCCAAGGCAGCATACGAACTTTCATACGACCCTTATAATGAGGCCGTTCAAGCGTTTGAAGAATACATTGATAAGAATCCGAACAGCGAACGGGTTGACGAAGCCTACAATTTTCTGTTGAAGGTTTATCTCACGACTCACAATTACGAAAGCGCGCTGAAATCTATAGATAAGATGAAAGTGGTGAACGATGGGCTGAAGGAAACCTATCAGCGCATTGCTTATCTGCGCGGAACTGAACTCTTCAATGACCTGATATTTAAGACAGCGGTCAATTTTTTCCAACGTTCAGATAAGTATCCGGTCAATCCGAAAATCACTGCACAGGCTATTTTTTGGCAAGCAGAAACGTATTCTAGGATGCAGCGTTGGAATGCTGCAGAGTCACACTACAAGCTATTCATGGAGGCGCCAAGCGCCATCAATCTTTCCGAATTCGGTTTGGCTCATTACGGACTGGCTTACGTTTATTTCGAGAATCAGCGCTTTGATGATGCCATCAGTTGGTTCAGACGTTTTGTCGATTACGAAAAAGTGGATTCGCTTCGAGTGAACGATGGTTTGCTACGAATTGCCGATGCTTACTATCTGCAAAAGAATAACAAGCGAGCCATCGAGTTTTACGATAGGGCCATCAAGTTCGATAAGTTCGATACTGACTACGCGATCTTCCAAATTGCTGTTTGCTATGGGCTAGATGGGCAAAATGCTTCAAAAGTGGAAACGTTGAAAGCCATGTTGGAGAACTATCCTGAAACCGATTTTGCAGCCGATGCCAAATATGAAATTGCCGAGACATTCTTCTTTACGGATAACAGTTCCGAAGCCATCAGGTATTTCGATAAGGTGATTTCAGAACATCCGAATTCGAGTTATGTGCCTAAAGCCAAACTGAACAAAGGACTTTTGTTCTACAATCAAAGTTTGGACGCGCAGGCGCTGCCATTGTTTGAAGATGTGGCGGAGAATTATCCGGCAACAGAAGAAGCCAAGGAAGCATTGATGAAGATCCAAAAGATCTACGTGGAACGGGGCGATGTTCCTGGATTTGAAAAATACGTGGCCGCCAACAATTTCCCTGACATCACAACTGGCGCATTGGACACCTCTTATTACGAAAGTGCTGAGTTGATGTACTTGCGCGGAAACCTTGCGGGAGCAATGACAGAGTTCAAGTCCTATCTCGATAAGTTCCCGAACGGATATTTTAAATTGAACGCCAATTTCTACAGAGCAGAAGCTGCGGTTCAGCTAAAGGATTATGATCAGGCACTTGTTGGATTTGATCATGTGCTGGAGTTCAAAAAGAACGGATTCACCGAAAGGTCGCTGATGTCGGCATCGGAGATCTATTTCTTCCAGAAAAAGTACAACGATGCATTATTACGATTTACCATGCTTGAGGAAGTTGCCGAAAACGCAGAAAACCTCATGGAAGCACGAGTTGGTTTGATGCGCTGCAATTATTTGCTCAACAATTTCGAGCAAGCACATGAATATGCCTTAAAGCTTCAGCGCTCGGATAAAGTGCCCGAAGAAATTCTTGCCGAAGCGAGCTTGACATCGGCCAAATGTGCCTTAGCGGAGAACAATTTGCGTATGGCGCAAGAGCGATTCAAGCAAACCTTACTTGAGTCGAACAGCGAGATTGGAGCAGAAGCGCTCTACAACTTGGCTTACATTCATTATTTGGAGCAGGAGTATGACCAATCAGAAAAATTGGTCTTCGAAATGGTCAACATCTTCCCGAGTTACGGAGAATGGATCTCGAGATCGTTCCTGCTTCTTGCTGATGATTACATCGCTAGGAATGACCTGTTTCAGGCCAAACTGACGCTTCAAAATCTCATCGACAATTATGACGGAGAACTAAAGAAAGAGGCGCAGCTCAAGCTTGAACGAGTGAATGATATGCAGCCAAAATTGGAAGAACGAAAAGATGGCGCTGGCTGGGATATTGAATTTGAGCAGGAAGGAAAAGTGCGTGACGACATTTTTGAAGTAGATGAGGACGAGGAGTATCAACTTGAAATGGAAGTAGAATGA
- a CDS encoding ATP-binding cassette domain-containing protein — protein MENHDHIVQLSDVTVYIRENVVLNKVSFAIDKGEFIYLIGRTGAGKSSLLRTLYADLPLRDGEGYVAGHALAGIQQKEIPFLRRKLGIVFQDFQLLTDRTVEKNLKFVMEATGWKDKAKMDERIDEVLTMVNISLESKFKMSHQLSGGEQQRVAVARALINQPEVILADEPTGNLDPETSDGILQLMIDITKTGTSVLLATHNYSFFKKHPARTLKCESGYVIDTLQRVGPEDF, from the coding sequence ATGGAAAATCACGATCATATTGTTCAGCTTTCAGACGTCACGGTTTACATCCGCGAAAATGTGGTATTGAATAAAGTTTCTTTCGCCATCGATAAAGGCGAATTCATCTATCTCATAGGACGGACAGGCGCTGGAAAAAGCAGTCTGCTCAGAACGTTGTATGCTGATCTTCCATTGCGCGATGGCGAAGGCTACGTAGCTGGGCATGCATTGGCGGGTATTCAACAAAAGGAAATTCCATTCTTGAGACGGAAATTGGGAATCGTTTTTCAGGATTTCCAACTGCTGACAGACAGAACAGTTGAGAAAAACTTGAAATTCGTGATGGAAGCCACTGGCTGGAAAGACAAGGCAAAAATGGACGAACGCATAGACGAAGTTCTGACGATGGTCAACATTTCCCTTGAATCTAAGTTCAAAATGTCGCATCAACTATCTGGAGGTGAGCAGCAGCGTGTTGCAGTTGCCCGCGCATTGATCAACCAACCGGAAGTTATTTTGGCCGATGAACCAACAGGAAATCTTGACCCCGAAACTTCGGATGGCATTTTGCAGCTGATGATTGACATTACCAAGACAGGAACAAGCGTTCTTCTTGCTACTCACAATTATTCCTTTTTCAAAAAACACCCTGCGCGCACCCTCAAGTGCGAATCTGGTTACGTGATTGACACGCTTCAACGAGTGGGCCCAGAGGATTTCTGA
- a CDS encoding T9SS type A sorting domain-containing protein, with protein MKKSTLFILPLALFGSAFAQNRATLPNSISTVKATSGKSFSGNESQQLSNPSATPSTAEAGEFAEEIIGDTKYDLQTNSSLCNRIVNHETGISATWTMSQTGGQYVDRGTGYNYWDRILDQWGSQPTTRIESDRNGWPSIAVNADGSEHVISHNTNTNNLIISSRAVAGTGAWTASETLLPPVIADGNYWPRMVAGGADGNSLHVLSISYPSDPVTEDWILYNGQAGAICYSRSTNSGASFDIVHEVIPAIDSTFYFGFSTDDYAIDANGDNVAILIGGLSAGVTLLSSTDNGDNWTKVVVDEFPIAKYDYKTMISDIDDDQIADTVECNDGSLSVLIDDNGTVHCFWGITRMLDDVIAEPYSYFPGWDGLAYWNTTRSVEDVDTIAFALDLNGNGTLDVPTTGSPTFRFGIYSTGLTSHPSAGIDADGVLYLSYSSVVDGSDDGAGRLLRHTYVMESGDNGDTWSPPVDIYEDDFSECAFASMARTVDDCIHILYQRDDQAGHSLSQDASGNPTDPGNTGGEIVYTCVPRDAVGIQELIPASSALSTFSVYPNPFQGQTQFFIDLKEQTRITASVVDLTGRTVLEIVSGELNQGRHNYVVEMESVTSGIYFVNLKLNDEMYSQKVVKF; from the coding sequence ATGAAAAAATCTACTTTATTCATTCTGCCATTGGCCCTTTTCGGCAGTGCCTTTGCTCAGAACCGTGCTACACTGCCTAATTCAATCTCTACTGTTAAAGCGACATCTGGAAAATCATTCTCTGGCAATGAATCGCAACAGCTTAGCAATCCAAGCGCTACTCCATCAACCGCTGAGGCTGGAGAATTTGCAGAGGAAATAATTGGCGATACCAAGTACGATCTTCAGACAAACTCTTCACTGTGTAACAGAATCGTGAATCACGAAACTGGAATTTCAGCCACTTGGACCATGTCTCAAACTGGCGGTCAATACGTTGATCGTGGAACAGGTTACAATTATTGGGATAGAATTCTTGACCAATGGGGATCGCAACCAACAACACGAATAGAATCTGATAGAAACGGTTGGCCATCAATTGCTGTTAACGCAGATGGAAGCGAACACGTGATTTCTCACAACACAAATACAAACAATCTTATTATTAGCTCTCGAGCAGTTGCTGGAACAGGAGCTTGGACTGCTTCTGAAACACTTCTTCCTCCTGTAATTGCAGACGGAAACTATTGGCCAAGAATGGTTGCTGGTGGTGCAGACGGAAATTCACTTCACGTTCTTAGCATCTCTTATCCTTCTGACCCAGTAACTGAAGATTGGATTCTTTACAACGGACAGGCTGGTGCCATCTGTTACTCAAGATCCACGAACAGTGGTGCAAGTTTCGATATCGTTCATGAGGTTATTCCTGCAATCGATTCTACGTTCTACTTCGGTTTTTCTACTGACGATTATGCGATTGATGCAAACGGTGACAACGTAGCCATTTTGATCGGTGGTCTTTCAGCTGGTGTGACATTACTTAGCTCTACAGACAACGGTGATAACTGGACCAAAGTTGTTGTGGATGAATTCCCAATTGCGAAGTATGACTACAAAACAATGATCTCTGACATCGATGATGACCAAATTGCCGACACCGTAGAGTGCAATGATGGATCATTGTCTGTGTTGATAGATGACAACGGAACAGTTCACTGCTTTTGGGGAATTACCCGAATGCTTGATGATGTGATCGCAGAACCTTACTCTTATTTCCCAGGTTGGGATGGTTTGGCCTATTGGAACACCACACGCTCCGTTGAAGATGTAGATACCATTGCTTTTGCCCTTGACCTTAATGGAAATGGCACATTGGATGTACCGACAACAGGAAGCCCAACTTTCCGATTCGGAATTTACAGTACAGGTCTTACCTCACATCCATCTGCCGGTATTGATGCGGACGGAGTACTTTATCTTTCTTATAGCTCGGTTGTGGACGGATCTGATGATGGCGCTGGCCGACTTCTTCGTCACACCTACGTAATGGAATCAGGAGACAACGGAGATACTTGGTCTCCACCAGTTGATATCTACGAAGATGATTTTTCTGAGTGCGCATTCGCTTCTATGGCTAGAACTGTAGACGATTGTATTCATATTCTTTATCAACGAGATGACCAAGCGGGACATTCACTTTCTCAAGATGCAAGCGGAAACCCAACAGACCCAGGAAACACTGGAGGAGAAATCGTTTACACATGCGTTCCACGCGATGCTGTTGGAATTCAAGAATTGATTCCTGCAAGCAGTGCATTGTCTACTTTCTCAGTTTACCCAAATCCATTTCAGGGACAAACTCAATTCTTTATTGACCTGAAAGAGCAAACACGCATTACTGCTTCTGTTGTTGATCTTACTGGTCGTACAGTACTAGAAATTGTAAGCGGAGAATTGAACCAAGGTCGCCACAACTACGTGGTTGAAATGGAATCAGTAACAAGCGGAATCTACTTCGTGAATCTGAAATTGAACGATGAGATGTACTCACAAAAAGTTGTGAAATTCTGA
- a CDS encoding glycosyltransferase, with protein MSKHLHVIAFDVPLPANYGGVIDVFYKLKALASQGVKIHLHCYEYGRKQAPELEQYCEEVFYYHRKTTRGYLFRRRPFIAVTRSSEELVQRLLKDDHPILFEGLHTCYHLEDERLSGQFKIVRTHNIEHDYYRNLAKVEKDFFKKYYFLNEAVKLERFERTLCNAQLIAAISRADAAYLDPKYPNVQHVSAFHPNDKVEISEGMGTFCLYHGSLEIGENNEAALYLVNRIFSKIDVPLVIAGNKPSQELRLAVAKYSNVEIRSNLNTEDIHQLIKDAQINVLPTFQATGIKLKLLAALYMGRHCLVNSFMVENTGLESLCRVENTDKRFAEAVQALFSEEFNGDSVERREEILNARFCNKVNAKKLYSLIFADVKA; from the coding sequence ATGTCTAAGCACTTGCACGTCATAGCATTTGATGTGCCGCTTCCTGCCAATTACGGAGGCGTCATCGATGTATTCTATAAGCTGAAAGCGCTTGCATCGCAAGGCGTTAAGATCCATCTGCATTGCTACGAATACGGCCGAAAGCAAGCGCCCGAGCTAGAACAATACTGCGAGGAGGTTTTTTACTACCATCGAAAAACCACAAGAGGCTATCTTTTTCGAAGGCGTCCGTTCATTGCCGTAACCCGTTCATCAGAAGAACTTGTGCAGCGCTTACTTAAAGATGATCATCCAATACTGTTTGAGGGTTTACATACTTGTTATCACTTGGAAGATGAACGACTTTCAGGTCAATTCAAAATTGTGAGAACGCACAATATCGAACATGATTATTACCGCAATCTGGCGAAGGTTGAAAAGGACTTTTTTAAGAAATACTACTTTTTGAACGAAGCTGTGAAGTTGGAGCGCTTTGAACGAACGCTTTGCAATGCCCAATTGATTGCGGCTATTTCCAGAGCAGACGCGGCATATCTAGACCCTAAGTATCCGAATGTTCAGCATGTCTCGGCTTTTCATCCAAACGACAAAGTCGAGATCTCTGAAGGAATGGGAACGTTCTGTCTGTATCATGGAAGTTTGGAAATAGGAGAAAACAATGAAGCTGCACTTTACCTGGTAAACCGGATTTTCTCCAAGATCGATGTCCCGCTCGTCATTGCTGGAAATAAGCCATCTCAGGAGCTGAGGTTGGCTGTTGCTAAATATTCTAATGTCGAGATTCGGTCAAACCTGAATACCGAGGATATCCATCAATTGATCAAGGATGCTCAGATAAATGTCTTGCCCACTTTTCAAGCTACAGGCATTAAGTTGAAGTTATTGGCAGCACTCTACATGGGACGCCACTGCTTGGTGAATTCCTTTATGGTCGAAAACACCGGATTGGAATCGTTGTGTAGAGTGGAAAATACCGATAAACGATTTGCTGAAGCGGTTCAGGCCTTGTTCTCAGAAGAGTTCAATGGCGATAGTGTGGAAAGACGTGAGGAGATTTTGAATGCACGGTTTTGCAATAAGGTGAATGCCAAGAAACTCTATTCGCTGATTTTTGCGGATGTAAAGGCATAA
- a CDS encoding glycosyltransferase: MKRAIVSVINDLSTDQRVHKHCLLLGQKGFEVVLIGRHTSTSVPLEQRTYSMHRMKLPFEKGPLFYASFNIALFFHLLFRRSDLLFSNDLDTLLPNFLASKIKHKPLIYDSHEFFTEVPELVERPRVQKIWLAIEKRILPKLRFSLTVNRSIADLYEQKYGVKMKVLRNIPPVSELTGELSKSELGIPEYRKVIILQGAGINMHRGAEEAVEAMRYIDDAVLLIVGSGDVVEKLKQMVADFEISDRVIFKGRMPYQEMMAHTRLADLGLSLDKDTNVNYRFSLPNKLFDYIHAGIPILASDLVEVKRIVEQYEVGEIVKSFNPPLLSQQIREMLFSPKVNEWKQNALKARAELNWENETEALSTMIDSIHV; encoded by the coding sequence TTGAAAAGGGCCATCGTGTCAGTCATCAACGATCTTTCTACCGACCAGCGCGTGCACAAGCATTGCCTGTTGTTGGGTCAAAAAGGATTTGAAGTGGTTCTTATCGGACGGCACACCTCAACGAGCGTCCCATTGGAGCAGCGGACCTATTCCATGCACCGCATGAAACTGCCATTCGAAAAGGGACCGTTGTTCTATGCTTCGTTCAATATCGCGTTGTTCTTCCATCTTCTTTTTAGAAGATCAGACCTGCTCTTTTCCAATGATCTGGACACGCTGCTTCCTAACTTTCTGGCAAGCAAGATCAAACACAAACCACTGATCTACGATAGTCATGAATTCTTCACCGAAGTTCCTGAACTGGTAGAAAGGCCGCGCGTGCAAAAGATCTGGTTGGCTATTGAAAAGCGCATTTTGCCTAAACTTCGTTTTTCACTTACAGTCAATAGGTCCATTGCGGACCTGTATGAGCAGAAGTACGGAGTGAAAATGAAGGTGCTGCGCAATATTCCTCCGGTTTCTGAACTCACTGGCGAATTGTCAAAATCGGAACTTGGCATTCCGGAATACAGGAAGGTCATCATCCTACAAGGCGCTGGCATTAACATGCATCGCGGAGCAGAAGAAGCCGTGGAGGCTATGCGTTACATCGATGATGCTGTTCTATTGATTGTAGGTTCAGGAGATGTTGTGGAAAAGTTGAAGCAAATGGTCGCTGATTTTGAGATTTCTGACCGAGTGATCTTCAAGGGGCGAATGCCTTATCAGGAAATGATGGCACATACACGATTGGCTGATCTTGGGCTTTCGCTGGATAAGGATACGAACGTGAATTACCGCTTCAGTTTGCCGAATAAACTCTTTGATTATATCCATGCTGGAATTCCTATTCTTGCTTCAGATCTTGTAGAAGTAAAGCGGATTGTGGAGCAATATGAAGTAGGGGAGATTGTGAAATCGTTCAATCCACCGTTGCTTTCTCAGCAGATTCGCGAAATGCTTTTTTCACCAAAGGTGAACGAATGGAAGCAGAATGCCCTCAAAGCAAGGGCAGAGCTTAACTGGGAAAACGAAACTGAGGCTCTTTCAACAATGATTGATTCTATCCATGTCTAA
- a CDS encoding O-methyltransferase: MDFLPKEIEAYAEEFTREEGAILAELNRETYAKIMTPRMLSGHLQGQVLRMLSMMIKPQNILEIGTYTGYSALCLADGLQQGGKLITIDVNEELQDIILKYFRKAGKLDSIDSLIGNAVEIIPNLDKRFDLVFIDADKENYSNYYDLVFDKVNVGAYIIADNVLWSGKVLQDDSTLDKDTIALKDYAKKVKTDSRVEHVMMPIRDGLLVARKLA; encoded by the coding sequence ATGGATTTTCTTCCAAAGGAAATAGAGGCATATGCCGAGGAATTTACTCGGGAAGAAGGGGCAATTCTGGCAGAACTGAACAGGGAAACCTACGCCAAGATCATGACACCAAGAATGCTTTCGGGGCATTTGCAAGGTCAAGTGCTGCGCATGCTTTCCATGATGATAAAGCCACAGAATATTCTGGAAATCGGAACCTACACCGGGTATTCGGCACTGTGCTTGGCCGATGGTCTTCAGCAAGGTGGAAAACTCATCACCATTGATGTGAATGAGGAGTTGCAAGACATCATTCTTAAATATTTCCGAAAGGCAGGAAAGTTGGATAGTATCGATTCTCTGATCGGAAATGCGGTAGAGATCATTCCAAACTTGGATAAGAGGTTTGACCTTGTTTTTATCGATGCCGATAAAGAGAATTATTCAAATTATTATGACCTGGTGTTCGATAAGGTCAACGTTGGCGCTTACATCATTGCCGATAATGTGCTTTGGAGTGGTAAAGTGTTGCAAGATGATTCCACCTTGGATAAGGACACGATTGCCTTGAAAGATTACGCGAAAAAAGTGAAGACCGATTCCCGTGTTGAACACGTAATGATGCCCATTAGAGATGGTTTGCTCGTAGCCAGAAAATTGGCTTAA
- a CDS encoding TonB-dependent receptor: MKRTRDISIAIILLFVCSLAQAQTGKVKGFVYDKENGEPVLFTNVTLKGTTLGAATDVNGYYTITNVPVGNQTLMITYLGYDTLYSAVEVQADRIASVNLYLQKSSVKLGEVQISAERQEALSEVRTSVTQLTPKEMKQVPTVSGESDLAQVLQVQPGVIFTGDQGGQLYIRGGSPIQNKVLLDGMIVYNPFHSIGFFSVFETDIIKTADIYTGGYNAEYGDRISSIMDIKTRDGNRVKFSGKVSANPFGTNLLLEGPIIKLKEERGGTLTYMVSGKTSYLKYTSKVLYPYVNNGDGLPFNFTDVFAKLSYNANSGSKINLSGFSFNDQVTYQSINNYKWNSYGVAMNVLVVPSGSQVLLEPFFNYSSYRIELTGGGVDDRRFSQIGGFNGGMNFTYYFGKSELKFGPFLQGFQTKYEFVNSVGQKIGNNESQNTTDFGVFAKFKWSWKDKIVLEPSFRLHYYASLGVASPEPRLGAKWNITKWLRLKYAFGLFAQNMISANSDRDVVNLFYGFLTAPENLPKEFDGKTINNPLQRAMHNIVGFEVDLGKRVTLNVEGYLKNFLQLSNVNRNKLFADDDQNAGVPDLLKKDFIIETGKAMGIDFVFKYSHKRLYLWAVYSLSKVTRYDGIREYYPLFDRRHNVNLVAAYTFGKDLNWEASVRWNLGSGFPFTQTAGFYENLVFTNGVNTDYTTQNGTLGVQYGELNKGRLPYYHRLDLSVKRKFEVGSTTLDIVVGLTNVYNRKNVFYIDRVRYERVNQLPILPSLGLSWQF; this comes from the coding sequence ATGAAAAGAACACGCGACATCTCTATCGCAATCATTCTGCTATTTGTGTGCTCGCTTGCTCAGGCACAAACAGGAAAGGTTAAAGGTTTTGTGTACGATAAGGAGAACGGAGAACCTGTTCTGTTTACGAATGTGACGCTGAAAGGCACCACCTTGGGCGCTGCCACCGATGTGAATGGATATTACACCATCACCAATGTTCCTGTTGGCAACCAAACACTGATGATCACTTACTTGGGATATGACACACTTTATTCTGCTGTGGAGGTGCAGGCCGATCGTATTGCTTCGGTCAATCTTTATCTCCAAAAATCTTCGGTAAAACTGGGTGAGGTTCAGATCAGTGCAGAGCGCCAAGAAGCACTTTCGGAAGTGAGAACATCCGTAACGCAACTTACGCCTAAGGAAATGAAGCAGGTTCCTACCGTAAGTGGAGAATCGGATCTTGCTCAAGTACTTCAGGTGCAACCTGGTGTGATCTTCACAGGCGACCAAGGCGGACAGTTATACATTCGAGGTGGTTCGCCAATTCAGAACAAGGTTCTTTTGGATGGGATGATCGTTTACAATCCATTTCATAGCATTGGTTTCTTTTCTGTTTTTGAAACCGATATCATCAAAACTGCCGACATCTATACGGGCGGTTACAATGCCGAGTATGGCGATCGTATCTCTTCCATCATGGATATCAAGACCCGCGATGGTAACCGTGTTAAATTCTCAGGTAAAGTTTCGGCCAATCCTTTTGGTACCAATCTTTTGTTGGAAGGGCCCATCATTAAGCTGAAAGAAGAGCGTGGGGGAACGCTTACTTACATGGTTTCTGGTAAGACCTCTTACCTGAAATACACTTCAAAAGTGCTTTACCCTTACGTGAACAATGGTGATGGACTTCCCTTCAATTTCACGGACGTTTTTGCCAAGTTGTCTTACAATGCGAATAGCGGAAGTAAGATCAATCTGTCAGGTTTCAGCTTCAATGATCAGGTCACCTATCAGTCTATCAATAACTACAAATGGAACTCTTATGGAGTGGCAATGAATGTGCTTGTAGTTCCTTCTGGTTCGCAAGTATTGTTGGAGCCGTTTTTCAATTATTCCAGCTATCGGATTGAACTTACCGGTGGGGGTGTTGATGACAGACGCTTCAGCCAGATCGGTGGTTTCAACGGTGGAATGAACTTCACCTATTATTTCGGCAAAAGCGAGTTGAAATTCGGCCCATTCCTACAGGGTTTCCAGACCAAATATGAGTTTGTGAATTCGGTTGGACAGAAGATAGGCAACAACGAATCGCAGAACACGACCGATTTCGGAGTCTTTGCCAAGTTCAAATGGAGTTGGAAAGACAAGATCGTCCTAGAGCCTAGCTTCCGTCTCCATTATTATGCATCGTTAGGCGTTGCATCTCCAGAGCCACGCCTTGGTGCCAAGTGGAACATTACCAAATGGCTCCGTCTGAAATATGCATTCGGTCTGTTTGCGCAGAACATGATCAGCGCCAATTCCGATAGAGATGTTGTGAACTTGTTCTACGGATTTCTAACAGCGCCAGAGAATCTTCCGAAAGAGTTCGATGGTAAGACGATCAATAATCCACTTCAGCGTGCCATGCACAATATCGTTGGGTTTGAAGTTGATCTCGGAAAACGTGTGACCTTGAATGTGGAAGGATATCTGAAAAACTTCCTTCAATTGAGCAATGTGAACAGGAATAAACTTTTTGCAGACGATGATCAGAACGCAGGCGTTCCTGATCTGTTGAAAAAGGATTTCATCATCGAAACCGGAAAAGCGATGGGAATCGATTTCGTGTTCAAATACAGCCACAAACGCTTGTATCTGTGGGCGGTTTATTCGCTGAGTAAAGTAACGCGATATGATGGCATACGAGAATACTACCCACTGTTCGATAGACGTCATAACGTCAATCTGGTAGCGGCTTACACCTTCGGAAAAGACCTTAATTGGGAAGCAAGCGTACGTTGGAATCTGGGTTCAGGCTTCCCGTTCACGCAAACAGCTGGTTTTTACGAAAATCTTGTGTTCACCAACGGGGTCAATACCGATTATACCACTCAGAATGGTACGCTGGGTGTTCAATATGGCGAACTCAACAAAGGAAGACTTCCATATTATCACCGATTGGACCTTTCTGTGAAACGTAAATTTGAGGTGGGAAGCACCACCTTGGATATAGTTGTTGGTCTGACCAATGTTTACAATCGTAAGAATGTGTTCTACATCGATCGCGTTCGTTATGAGCGTGTGAACCAATTGCCGATACTGCCAAGTTTGGGCTTAAGCTGGCAATTTTAA